The following coding sequences are from one Mesotoga infera window:
- the rimO gene encoding 30S ribosomal protein S12 methylthiotransferase RimO: MRFGVLSLGCSKNMADMDNFVGIMIGRGHEIVKDALAADLLVIDTCGFIDDAKRESLEEIFKSLSFKTKNPGLKVLAVGCLVQRYYKELKSEIIEIDGLIGVTSPMTLADLIEKGEFFYHSEPEVIYDYSNRVAGKYSAYVKIGDGCNRDCAFCSIPNFKGMSVSRTSESVVKETLSLVKKGVKEIVLVSQDSTQYGRDLSEGIDLKGLLRKLNDLEGDFWIRVLYLHPDHVDDALVDMIISLPKVVDYFDVPVQSGSDKILKRMGRSRNSVELLEMLLGIRRKAPHAILRTTFMVGFPGENEATFNETLDFARTVEFDRLGGFVYSREEGTRAFGQKPTVGKEFAKQMLETLLEEQDSISAQRLSRFKGKVMTVLLEESGASYTLGRAYNSAPEVDGVVVLKGHNEEGVFLKARITETYEHDMEGVVLDELA; this comes from the coding sequence ATGAGATTTGGAGTCCTTTCCCTGGGATGCTCCAAGAATATGGCCGATATGGACAATTTCGTGGGCATTATGATAGGCAGAGGTCATGAGATAGTGAAAGATGCTTTGGCTGCTGACTTACTCGTCATAGACACTTGCGGATTTATAGACGATGCGAAGAGGGAAAGTCTTGAAGAGATCTTCAAATCCCTTTCCTTCAAAACGAAAAATCCTGGCCTCAAAGTGCTTGCGGTAGGATGTCTTGTTCAGAGGTATTATAAAGAACTGAAGTCGGAGATCATCGAAATTGACGGTTTGATAGGGGTTACAAGCCCAATGACCCTTGCAGATTTGATTGAGAAGGGAGAGTTCTTCTATCACAGTGAACCCGAAGTAATCTATGATTATTCCAATAGAGTAGCAGGGAAGTATTCTGCATACGTCAAGATAGGAGACGGCTGTAATAGAGATTGTGCTTTCTGTTCAATTCCCAATTTCAAAGGCATGTCGGTTAGTCGGACCTCAGAAAGCGTGGTCAAGGAGACGCTTTCTCTTGTGAAAAAGGGCGTTAAGGAGATAGTCCTGGTATCTCAAGATTCCACTCAATATGGCAGAGATCTTAGTGAAGGAATCGACCTCAAAGGACTTCTTAGGAAACTGAATGATCTCGAAGGTGATTTCTGGATTCGCGTTCTGTACCTTCATCCTGATCATGTTGACGATGCTTTGGTGGATATGATTATCTCGTTGCCGAAAGTAGTAGATTACTTTGATGTACCTGTTCAGAGTGGTTCGGACAAAATTCTGAAGAGAATGGGTAGATCCAGGAATTCTGTCGAGCTTCTTGAGATGCTTCTAGGTATAAGGCGGAAGGCTCCTCACGCTATTTTGAGAACCACATTCATGGTCGGATTTCCCGGTGAAAACGAAGCTACCTTCAATGAGACTCTAGACTTTGCGAGAACTGTAGAATTCGACAGACTCGGGGGTTTTGTCTACTCCAGGGAAGAAGGAACAAGAGCGTTTGGTCAAAAGCCGACTGTCGGAAAGGAATTTGCGAAGCAAATGCTCGAAACGCTACTGGAAGAACAGGATTCCATTTCCGCTCAACGCCTTTCACGCTTCAAAGGTAAGGTAATGACTGTATTGCTTGAGGAAAGCGGTGCCAGCTACACTTTAGGAAGAGCTTACAACAGTGCTCCTGAAGTCGACGGGGTGGTCGTTCTGAAGGGCCATAATGAGGAAGGAGTTTTCTTGAAGGCTAGAATTACGGAAACTTATGAACATGACATGGAAGGTGTTGTGCTGGATGAACTTGCCTAA
- a CDS encoding DUF4416 family protein, which produces MGSYRKTEMVNLVVFMFGSYIDYRLQEIQPVLERKFGPADYISRSLDFDKYTSYYNDEMGYNLKGKLISFKRLIHPQQLSLTKKITNGVEEDFRLEGKRKINLDPGYVHHAQFVLASTKHWANRIYLWDGISAEITLMFVNGSFAPLPYTYPNYRDREYIEELMRIRELYLLKRKERL; this is translated from the coding sequence ATGGGAAGTTATCGAAAGACTGAAATGGTGAATCTCGTTGTCTTCATGTTCGGTTCATACATAGATTACAGGCTTCAGGAAATTCAGCCAGTTCTTGAGAGGAAGTTTGGACCGGCAGATTATATATCGAGGTCTCTGGACTTCGACAAGTACACGTCTTATTATAACGATGAGATGGGCTACAACCTCAAAGGCAAGTTGATCTCCTTCAAGAGGCTAATTCATCCTCAGCAGCTTTCGTTGACAAAGAAAATCACCAATGGAGTCGAAGAAGACTTCAGACTTGAAGGGAAGCGAAAAATTAATCTTGATCCAGGGTACGTACACCATGCACAGTTTGTTCTTGCTTCCACGAAGCACTGGGCAAATCGAATCTATTTGTGGGACGGTATCTCTGCGGAAATTACGCTTATGTTTGTCAACGGTTCTTTTGCACCCCTTCCATATACGTATCCTAACTACAGGGATCGGGAGTACATCGAAGAATTGATGAGGATTAGAGAGTTGTACCTCCTGAAGAGAAAGGAAAGACTATGA
- a CDS encoding redox-sensing transcriptional repressor Rex produces the protein MDSRRIPRPTIKRLAVYHRCLENLVISGVPSISSKDLAERLGIKASQVRKDLSYFGEFGKRGVGYGTELLLDSISEILGIRKKWNTCIVGMGNLGMALANYPGLAGSGFITRALFDNNPNKIGIPMPNDLIIESTSLLKNIVRERNIEIGVITVPANAAQSTAELLIEASIKGIVNFAPVRLSLPPEVRNEEIDISVSFRSLAFSMTFGSSGRGRIR, from the coding sequence ATGGATAGCAGGAGGATCCCCAGACCTACGATAAAAAGACTTGCCGTATACCATAGATGCTTGGAGAATCTGGTGATCTCTGGTGTGCCTAGCATATCCTCAAAGGACCTTGCGGAAAGACTTGGAATCAAGGCTAGCCAGGTCAGGAAAGACCTCTCTTATTTCGGAGAATTCGGCAAGAGGGGCGTAGGTTATGGCACCGAGCTTCTGTTGGACAGTATAAGCGAAATACTTGGAATCAGGAAGAAATGGAATACCTGCATCGTTGGAATGGGTAACTTGGGGATGGCTCTAGCCAACTATCCGGGTCTTGCCGGTTCAGGCTTCATTACAAGAGCTCTGTTTGACAACAATCCCAATAAAATAGGAATACCGATGCCAAACGATCTTATAATCGAATCAACCTCGCTGCTGAAAAACATTGTCAGGGAAAGAAATATAGAGATAGGTGTCATTACAGTTCCCGCAAACGCTGCACAAAGTACAGCCGAGCTCCTGATCGAGGCCAGCATAAAGGGAATAGTCAATTTCGCTCCAGTCAGACTCTCGTTGCCGCCAGAAGTGAGGAATGAAGAGATAGATATTTCTGTCTCGTTCAGGTCACTGGCCTTCAGCATGACCTTTGGATCTTCAGGAAGGGGAAGAATACGGTAA
- a CDS encoding uridine kinase, whose protein sequence is MVLVSIIGGSGSGKTSVTNVIYNHFKDRAAILSMDDYYKNLDPGTDPREFNFDSPRAFDFELFEQHLKSTKGNKSIMVPVYSMVTYRREEGICREFKPKPLVIVEGLLVMFKKEMRDLFDFSIYIDAPSDERLIRRIERDTKERGRSVDSIIEQYRKFVAPSFESFIEPQKYFCDIVLPDGAANTTGLNVIINAIENMLNK, encoded by the coding sequence ATGGTGCTTGTTTCTATAATCGGTGGCAGTGGTTCAGGCAAGACATCGGTCACCAACGTCATCTATAACCACTTCAAAGATAGAGCCGCAATACTCTCGATGGATGATTACTACAAGAATCTCGATCCCGGGACAGACCCAAGAGAGTTCAACTTCGACTCACCAAGAGCTTTTGATTTCGAACTATTTGAGCAGCACCTGAAGTCGACTAAAGGGAACAAAAGCATTATGGTTCCAGTCTATAGTATGGTCACTTACCGACGGGAAGAGGGAATATGCAGAGAGTTCAAACCAAAACCGCTGGTTATTGTTGAAGGGCTCCTCGTTATGTTCAAGAAAGAGATGAGAGACCTCTTTGATTTTTCTATCTACATAGATGCTCCTTCCGATGAGAGACTGATTAGAAGAATTGAGCGCGATACCAAGGAGAGAGGAAGGTCTGTGGACAGTATAATTGAGCAGTACAGGAAGTTTGTTGCCCCTTCTTTTGAGAGCTTCATAGAACCTCAGAAATACTTTTGTGATATAGTTTTACCTGACGGAGCCGCTAACACTACCGGGCTAAACGTGATAATAAACGCTATTGAAAACATGTTGAACAAGTGA
- a CDS encoding BMP family ABC transporter substrate-binding protein: protein MKLRLLLVFSLILMIALPVMAMKVIMVTDVGGLGDKSFNDGTWEGIVKASDFLGLEREVVQSKEQADYIPNLSNAAKEADIIFGVGFMMADALYKVAPQFPDTYFIGIDIDLIENMPNNVATYLFKEQEGAFLVGYVVAAMTETNMVGFVGGLPIPPVERFRYGYEAGIRVYEELHGKTISMLQGYTMDFNDPKKGKDLALAQFAEGADIVFHAAGACGNGVIEAAAEKGEGFFAVGVDVDQDYMAPGRVLTSSVKRVDMASYQAVMSIALGTFEPGTKTLGIKDEGVGISPMTYTKDVVGPVILSEVEYLRGLLKAGAFIVPDTQEELDGFVVPEITLP from the coding sequence ATGAAACTAAGATTATTACTGGTGTTCTCACTTATTCTCATGATTGCCCTCCCAGTGATGGCAATGAAGGTAATCATGGTTACTGACGTCGGCGGACTTGGTGACAAGTCTTTCAACGACGGAACATGGGAAGGAATTGTGAAAGCTTCTGATTTCCTTGGATTGGAAAGGGAAGTAGTTCAATCTAAAGAACAGGCCGACTACATACCGAATCTGTCGAACGCCGCAAAGGAAGCAGATATTATTTTCGGAGTCGGTTTCATGATGGCCGATGCGCTTTACAAGGTTGCTCCTCAGTTCCCGGACACCTACTTCATAGGTATCGACATCGATCTGATCGAGAATATGCCTAACAACGTGGCAACGTATCTATTCAAGGAACAGGAAGGGGCTTTCCTTGTAGGCTATGTAGTAGCCGCTATGACTGAGACAAACATGGTAGGTTTTGTTGGTGGTCTCCCGATTCCTCCTGTCGAAAGATTCCGCTATGGCTATGAGGCTGGAATTAGGGTTTACGAAGAGCTTCACGGAAAGACCATTAGCATGCTTCAGGGATACACTATGGACTTCAACGATCCAAAGAAGGGTAAGGACCTCGCCCTCGCTCAGTTCGCTGAAGGTGCAGACATTGTCTTCCACGCAGCAGGTGCATGTGGAAACGGAGTAATTGAAGCCGCCGCTGAAAAGGGAGAAGGCTTCTTTGCAGTAGGAGTTGACGTTGATCAGGACTATATGGCTCCTGGAAGAGTCCTAACCAGTTCAGTTAAGAGAGTCGACATGGCTTCTTATCAGGCCGTTATGAGCATCGCACTTGGAACTTTTGAACCCGGAACGAAGACCCTCGGTATTAAGGATGAAGGCGTTGGAATCAGCCCTATGACTTATACCAAAGATGTTGTGGGACCAGTTATCCTTTCCGAAGTCGAATATCTTAGAGGTCTTCTTAAGGCTGGAGCATTTATAGTTCCTGACACTCAGGAAGAGCTGGATGGATTCGTTGTCCCAGAAATAACCCTTCCATAA
- a CDS encoding ABC transporter ATP-binding protein: MKENNVKNLDLSGIAVAMKGIVKTFPSVVANDHVDFQVKQGEIHALVGENGAGKSTLMNQLYGLYTPDEGEIFINGKRTVINGPKDAIDMGIGMVHQHFMLVDNQTVTENVVLGSEPKRGPAKLFMDTGKSRKIVKELSIKFGLAVDVDSYIEDIPVGMQQRVEILKILYRGAEILIFDEPTAVLTPQETEELFKILRVLKENGKTIIFITHKLNEVMAITDRVTVMRLGKVTGQVNTKDTNPRQLATMMVGREVLLRVEKEEKQAGETVLEVKDLHVKDNRNLFTVNGVSFSVRQGEIVGIAGVAGNGQTELVEAITGLRKVEKGNVFLNGKDLTNQTALEIRETGLTHIPENRIRRGMVTQYPVFYNLILGKQDEEPFSQEGFINLKAVKDFAREVVDIFDVRPKNINMLAGNLSGGNQQKVVVGRELSIVPIEPKVVVVSQPTRGLDIGAIEFIHTTLISMRDKGIAMLLISMELDEIFSLSDRVLVFYEGEIMGEVTPDEVDREEIGLMMAGHKKAEVVRERSDVE; encoded by the coding sequence GTGAAAGAAAACAACGTTAAAAACCTCGATCTCTCCGGCATCGCAGTTGCAATGAAGGGAATCGTAAAGACATTTCCTTCCGTTGTTGCCAATGATCATGTTGATTTCCAAGTCAAACAGGGCGAAATACATGCACTAGTTGGCGAGAACGGTGCAGGAAAATCGACTCTTATGAATCAGTTGTATGGACTGTATACTCCTGACGAAGGGGAGATTTTTATAAATGGCAAGAGGACCGTAATCAACGGGCCCAAAGATGCTATTGATATGGGCATTGGTATGGTTCATCAGCATTTCATGCTTGTGGACAATCAGACTGTAACTGAAAACGTCGTCCTCGGTTCGGAACCGAAGCGGGGCCCTGCAAAGCTCTTCATGGATACTGGAAAATCACGAAAAATCGTCAAAGAATTATCGATAAAGTTTGGGTTGGCCGTTGACGTTGATTCCTATATCGAAGACATTCCGGTTGGAATGCAACAAAGGGTTGAAATTCTGAAAATTCTTTACAGGGGCGCCGAGATACTGATTTTCGATGAACCGACAGCCGTTCTTACTCCGCAGGAGACTGAAGAGCTTTTCAAGATCCTCCGCGTACTTAAAGAGAATGGCAAGACTATCATTTTCATTACTCACAAACTTAACGAAGTGATGGCCATAACCGACAGAGTAACGGTAATGAGACTTGGTAAAGTTACCGGTCAAGTAAACACGAAAGACACCAACCCGAGACAACTTGCCACAATGATGGTCGGAAGGGAAGTCCTTCTACGCGTGGAAAAGGAAGAGAAGCAGGCCGGCGAGACTGTACTAGAGGTAAAAGACCTCCATGTCAAAGACAACAGAAATCTATTTACTGTTAATGGAGTCTCTTTTTCGGTTCGTCAGGGCGAAATCGTGGGAATAGCAGGTGTGGCAGGCAATGGTCAAACAGAGCTCGTTGAGGCAATAACTGGTTTACGGAAGGTTGAAAAAGGCAATGTCTTTCTAAACGGCAAGGATCTAACCAATCAAACCGCGCTGGAGATTAGGGAGACAGGTTTAACTCATATTCCGGAGAACAGAATCAGGCGAGGCATGGTAACTCAGTACCCCGTGTTTTATAATCTTATCCTTGGCAAACAAGACGAAGAACCGTTTTCGCAGGAGGGGTTTATAAACCTGAAAGCTGTTAAGGACTTCGCCAGGGAAGTTGTGGATATATTTGATGTCAGGCCAAAGAATATCAACATGCTTGCTGGAAACCTCTCAGGCGGAAACCAGCAAAAAGTGGTAGTGGGGCGTGAACTTAGTATCGTACCGATTGAACCGAAAGTTGTGGTAGTCTCTCAGCCGACAAGAGGACTAGATATTGGGGCCATTGAGTTCATACACACAACTTTGATCTCAATGCGTGACAAGGGTATTGCAATGCTTCTGATTTCAATGGAGCTGGACGAGATATTTTCCCTTTCTGATAGAGTACTCGTCTTCTATGAGGGCGAAATAATGGGGGAAGTAACTCCAGATGAAGTCGATCGAGAAGAAATCGGACTGATGATGGCCGGTCACAAGAAGGCCGAAGTCGTCAGGGAACGGAGTGATGTAGAATGA
- a CDS encoding ABC transporter permease yields MNTSKIYALLVPVVSVLIALLIASIIIIMIGKNPITAYSIMLEGAFGSQEAVADTIMKMTPLILTGLAVGFGFRAGVFNIGAEGQMTMGALIGAIVAMNIGGIPSIIAIPLSILVGMLAGAFWASIAGFLKAFTGAHEVISTIMLNWIAANIASFMVSGPLAVGSGTPKSPEIAEASKLPVILKVQATELSIGIFIAIAVAIIMYILIEKTTTGYKLKAVGFNPHAAEYGGISIRKSIILTMAISGALAGMAGIVDLIGVPPHRFVGELTGGRGFDGITIALIGRNNPIGIIFAALLIAALRTGSNAMQIRAQIPNDIVSIIQGIVIFLVAAERIVSTLISLRRKKGVTAI; encoded by the coding sequence ATGAATACAAGCAAAATTTATGCATTGCTAGTACCTGTTGTCTCCGTTTTGATAGCTCTCCTTATCGCCTCCATCATTATCATAATGATCGGAAAGAATCCGATAACAGCCTACTCCATAATGCTTGAAGGTGCATTTGGTAGTCAGGAAGCAGTCGCAGATACAATAATGAAGATGACACCTCTAATTCTTACCGGTCTTGCAGTGGGGTTCGGTTTCAGGGCCGGAGTCTTCAACATAGGCGCAGAGGGCCAAATGACAATGGGAGCGCTAATTGGCGCCATAGTGGCTATGAACATTGGTGGAATACCTTCGATAATCGCTATTCCTCTTTCTATACTTGTTGGAATGCTAGCCGGTGCCTTTTGGGCATCCATAGCCGGCTTTCTTAAGGCATTCACTGGGGCGCACGAGGTTATCTCGACAATAATGCTCAACTGGATTGCTGCAAACATAGCTTCGTTCATGGTAAGTGGGCCTCTTGCGGTGGGTTCGGGTACTCCCAAGAGCCCAGAAATTGCGGAAGCTTCCAAGCTTCCGGTAATACTGAAGGTACAAGCCACGGAACTCAGTATTGGAATTTTTATTGCCATTGCCGTAGCAATAATAATGTACATCTTGATAGAGAAGACCACAACAGGATACAAGCTAAAGGCCGTTGGGTTTAACCCTCATGCAGCAGAGTACGGTGGAATTAGCATAAGAAAGAGTATAATTCTAACCATGGCGATCAGTGGTGCTCTTGCCGGAATGGCAGGAATAGTTGATCTTATTGGGGTCCCGCCTCATAGATTTGTCGGCGAACTGACCGGTGGAAGGGGATTCGACGGGATCACGATTGCTCTGATCGGCAGAAACAATCCTATCGGCATAATTTTTGCCGCTCTGCTTATTGCCGCCCTTAGGACCGGATCAAATGCGATGCAAATTAGAGCCCAAATACCAAACGATATTGTTTCAATAATCCAGGGGATAGTAATCTTTCTTGTTGCAGCTGAAAGGATCGTATCCACACTCATATCCTTGAGGCGAAAGAAAGGAGTGACTGCAATATGA
- a CDS encoding ABC transporter permease, translated as MSWIEAIFAILVNPLFYKLTLLSATPLIFASLGGTYSEITGVTNIALEGIMLMGAFTSIVFTLLSGNAWIGVLMAVIIGTGFTWFHAWASIRWSANQIVSATALVIIAQGTTSFLMIPIFGNEGQTDFIGRVAYLEAGWLKEIPFIGDIFGSMSPFTYLAIISVVASWFLMYKTPLGLRMRAVGENPEAADTLGINVFRIRYFGVLMSGVFASLAGAFLSVGELGRFVENMIHGRGFIALAAMILGNWNPVGAMWAAILFGAAEAMNLQLQSSSIVSVSASVKPLFNMLPFVVTLIVVGGFIGKTRSPAASGTPYEKES; from the coding sequence ATGAGCTGGATCGAAGCGATCTTTGCTATACTTGTCAACCCTTTGTTCTATAAACTCACTCTGCTTTCCGCAACTCCTCTGATTTTCGCCTCTCTCGGAGGTACATACAGCGAAATCACCGGGGTAACTAATATTGCTCTCGAAGGTATCATGCTCATGGGCGCGTTTACCTCTATTGTTTTTACCCTTCTTTCGGGCAATGCGTGGATTGGAGTTCTTATGGCAGTAATTATTGGAACGGGGTTCACTTGGTTCCACGCATGGGCCAGCATACGGTGGTCTGCAAACCAAATTGTCAGCGCCACAGCCCTAGTAATAATTGCTCAGGGGACGACGTCCTTCTTGATGATTCCAATATTCGGAAACGAAGGCCAGACTGATTTCATCGGCAGGGTTGCTTATTTGGAAGCAGGTTGGCTAAAGGAAATCCCTTTCATAGGGGATATTTTCGGTTCTATGAGTCCTTTTACCTATCTTGCGATCATCTCCGTAGTTGCAAGCTGGTTCCTGATGTACAAGACACCTCTAGGTCTTAGAATGAGAGCTGTCGGAGAGAACCCGGAGGCCGCAGATACTCTTGGAATAAACGTATTCAGGATAAGATATTTCGGAGTTCTTATGAGTGGTGTCTTTGCCAGTCTTGCAGGAGCTTTTCTGTCGGTAGGAGAGCTCGGAAGGTTTGTTGAAAACATGATACATGGAAGAGGGTTTATTGCTCTTGCAGCGATGATTCTCGGTAATTGGAATCCAGTGGGCGCGATGTGGGCCGCGATTTTGTTTGGGGCTGCAGAAGCGATGAATCTTCAGCTGCAAAGCAGTTCGATTGTCTCGGTATCTGCTAGTGTCAAGCCGCTTTTCAATATGCTTCCTTTTGTTGTAACGCTTATAGTTGTTGGTGGCTTCATTGGGAAAACAAGATCCCCGGCAGCTTCGGGAACGCCTTACGAAAAGGAATCATGA
- a CDS encoding glutamate--tRNA ligase, protein MIRVRFAPSPTGFLHVGGARTALFNYLYAKHYGGKLVLRVEDTDISRSTKEFEEQLMEALLWLGITWDEGPDVGGSFGPYRQSERGDIYRDMVGDLLERDLAYKVYAYPEEIEGLHDKLLSEGKAPHYDRSMLESFNSASRVSEFESRELNPVVFFRMPRKEYRLPDKIKGEVVFKEGAIGDFVIMRSNGQPIYNFAVVADDISMEISHVIRGDDHLSNTLRQLALYEAFGAPIPSFAHVSMILGPDGKKLSKRHGDTSVEQFREKGFLPEAFFNFLSLLGWSHPEGKEILRHEEIVDSFTIERVNTSAAIFDDAKVRWMNGVYIRETDLDRITDLTIPFIVESKLMTSEEVVANRKWLRRAIDSVRKGVETLSEVPEKMKLYFDDPDLTPFSPSNDSEKGVYRALEAFKDRIEYLDSWNNDEIIGTIRAIIKDMKPDRKGFYMTLRYILTSAEEGPELVDVIFLLGRNKTLNRLQRALRMA, encoded by the coding sequence ATGATTAGAGTGAGATTCGCTCCCAGCCCTACTGGATTTCTCCATGTCGGCGGAGCAAGAACTGCGCTTTTCAACTATCTATACGCAAAGCACTATGGAGGGAAGCTCGTTCTGCGAGTTGAAGATACAGACATTTCCAGATCCACGAAGGAGTTCGAGGAACAACTGATGGAAGCACTCCTGTGGTTGGGCATTACATGGGACGAGGGACCAGACGTGGGTGGTTCTTTTGGACCGTACAGGCAAAGTGAAAGAGGAGATATTTACAGAGACATGGTAGGAGACCTCCTTGAAAGAGATCTTGCCTATAAGGTTTACGCTTATCCGGAGGAGATAGAAGGACTTCACGACAAGCTGCTTTCGGAAGGTAAAGCTCCGCACTACGATCGATCGATGCTGGAGTCCTTCAATTCAGCCAGTAGAGTATCGGAATTTGAATCAAGAGAGTTGAACCCTGTCGTCTTCTTTAGAATGCCACGTAAGGAGTACCGGCTTCCCGACAAGATAAAGGGAGAGGTCGTCTTCAAAGAGGGAGCCATTGGTGATTTCGTGATAATGCGTTCCAACGGGCAGCCGATCTATAACTTTGCCGTAGTTGCCGACGATATCTCGATGGAGATTTCTCATGTGATAAGAGGGGATGACCATCTTTCAAACACACTGAGGCAGCTGGCTCTGTATGAAGCCTTTGGCGCTCCAATACCGTCGTTCGCCCATGTCTCCATGATCCTCGGACCTGATGGAAAGAAGCTCAGCAAGAGACATGGTGACACATCGGTCGAGCAGTTCAGAGAAAAAGGATTTCTTCCTGAAGCGTTCTTCAATTTCCTCTCTTTATTGGGTTGGTCACATCCGGAAGGGAAGGAGATTTTGCGGCATGAGGAGATAGTTGATAGCTTCACTATTGAAAGAGTCAATACAAGCGCAGCGATCTTTGACGATGCCAAGGTAAGGTGGATGAATGGGGTTTATATTCGCGAGACCGATCTTGACAGAATAACGGATCTGACAATCCCTTTCATTGTGGAATCGAAGCTTATGACTTCTGAAGAGGTTGTTGCCAACAGGAAGTGGTTAAGAAGAGCCATTGACTCTGTTCGAAAGGGAGTTGAGACACTTTCTGAAGTTCCAGAGAAAATGAAACTGTATTTCGATGACCCTGATTTGACTCCATTCAGCCCATCCAATGATAGCGAGAAGGGAGTTTACAGGGCTCTTGAAGCCTTCAAAGACAGAATAGAATATCTAGATTCCTGGAATAACGATGAAATAATTGGGACCATAAGAGCCATCATTAAAGATATGAAACCTGACAGAAAGGGTTTCTACATGACGTTAAGGTATATCCTCACATCTGCCGAAGAAGGGCCAGAACTAGTAGATGTAATATTCCTTCTCGGAAGAAATAAGACGCTTAACCGGCTTCAGAGGGCACTGAGGATGGCATAA
- a CDS encoding NUDIX hydrolase — protein sequence MELSIGKEEIFSGRVLKLEKHTVSLQDGSTASREVVRHPGAVAIVAVSGSKLLLVKQFRFPVQKTMLEIPAGKLDAGESPEECARRELLEETGYIPKDLRKLATIETSPGFSDEIIHIYSSEVERFRDPCPDVGEFVEPVLIDTKEAVEMIIDGQITDSKTISGILLAFLGKESDYND from the coding sequence ATGGAGCTTTCGATTGGGAAGGAAGAAATCTTCTCTGGCAGAGTCTTGAAACTCGAAAAGCACACTGTGAGCTTGCAGGACGGAAGCACGGCATCGCGGGAAGTTGTAAGGCATCCGGGGGCAGTGGCAATTGTTGCGGTTTCGGGGAGCAAATTGCTACTTGTCAAGCAGTTTCGTTTCCCGGTGCAGAAGACTATGCTCGAAATTCCTGCAGGAAAACTTGATGCAGGTGAGAGTCCTGAAGAATGTGCCCGAAGAGAGTTGCTGGAGGAGACGGGATACATTCCGAAAGATCTGCGTAAACTGGCAACGATTGAGACTTCGCCGGGTTTTTCCGATGAGATTATTCACATCTATTCTTCGGAAGTTGAAAGATTTCGGGATCCATGTCCCGATGTGGGTGAATTTGTGGAACCGGTTCTGATTGACACCAAAGAGGCTGTCGAAATGATAATCGACGGGCAGATAACTGACAGCAAAACGATCTCAGGTATTCTGCTTGCTTTTCTTGGAAAGGAAAGTGATTATAATGATTAG
- a CDS encoding cytidine deaminase, which yields MKDTSEEKALIQKAIEAKDRSYSPYSRFPVGAALLTVEGEIFVGTNVENGSYGLSMCAERAAIVSAVSTGYRKFRSIAVVSDRKEPTSPCGACRQFMVEFGDFEVILVGNERIIRTSTYELLPLHFEMEK from the coding sequence ATGAAAGACACTTCAGAGGAGAAAGCACTAATACAGAAGGCTATTGAGGCAAAGGATAGATCATATTCGCCATACTCGAGGTTTCCGGTTGGAGCGGCGCTACTGACGGTGGAGGGAGAGATTTTCGTTGGGACCAATGTGGAGAACGGTTCATACGGACTCTCCATGTGCGCCGAAAGAGCGGCAATAGTATCTGCTGTTTCAACAGGCTACAGGAAATTCAGAAGTATTGCAGTAGTAAGCGACCGGAAAGAGCCAACCTCCCCATGCGGCGCATGTAGACAGTTTATGGTTGAATTCGGCGACTTCGAAGTAATTCTCGTTGGAAATGAAAGAATTATCAGAACAAGCACCTATGAGTTGCTGCCTCTTCATTTCGAGATGGAGAAGTAA